A genomic window from Bacteroidota bacterium includes:
- the rpsD gene encoding 30S ribosomal protein S4: MARYTGPTTKKSRSFGESIFGYDKSFDKRKYAPGQHGQSRKKKSLSEYGVQLKEKQKAKYTYGVLERQFRKTFEAATRRHGVTGEALLQLLEARLDNTVYRLGIAPTRRGARQLVNHKHIEVNGSVCSTPSASLRPGDVITIREKSKDIEWLKEAASTASRKFSWLEWNPTQMKGVFVSYPERDQIPETIKEQLIVELYSK; this comes from the coding sequence ATGGCAAGATATACAGGGCCCACCACGAAAAAATCAAGATCATTTGGCGAATCCATATTCGGATACGACAAATCATTTGATAAGCGTAAATATGCGCCGGGTCAGCACGGACAATCCCGTAAAAAGAAAAGCTTGAGCGAATATGGTGTTCAGCTTAAAGAAAAGCAAAAAGCGAAATACACTTATGGTGTATTAGAACGTCAGTTCCGCAAAACTTTTGAAGCAGCAACCCGTCGTCACGGTGTTACCGGTGAAGCATTATTGCAATTACTGGAAGCTCGTTTAGACAATACAGTTTACCGTTTAGGTATTGCTCCAACACGTCGCGGTGCTCGTCAGTTAGTTAACCACAAACATATTGAGGTGAATGGTTCTGTTTGCAGTACACCATCAGCTTCTTTACGTCCCGGTGATGTAATTACGATTCGTGAAAAATCAAAAGATATCGAATGGTTAAAAGAAGCGGCTTCCACAGCATCCAGAAAATTTTCATGGTTAGAGTGGAACCCAACTCAAATGAAAGGCGTTTTTGTAAGCTACCCTGAACGTGATCAGATACCTGAAACGATCAAAGAACAGCTTATCGTCGAACTTTATTCTAAATAA
- a CDS encoding DNA-directed RNA polymerase subunit alpha produces MALLSFQRPDKITLQKATDFEGTFEFKPLEPGFGVTIGNALRRVLLSSLEGFAISSVKISGVDHEFSTITGVMEDITEIVLNLKQVRLKKELGGDENAVEKIFISLKDKEEFRAGDIEKHTNSFRVTNPDLLICRMEPFVKLDIELTIQKGRGYLPAEENKNIDKTIGVIPIDAIYTPIKNVKYNIENTRVEQKTDYEKLVVEIKTDGTIHPEDAIKEAARILIQHLMLVTDENITFHTSGEKEVNVVDEHTLHIRKLLKTPLEDLDLSVRAYNCLKAAKINSLSELVKYDTNELLKFRNFGKKSLVEIEAMVLDKGLQFGMDLSKYKLEED; encoded by the coding sequence ATGGCATTACTTTCATTTCAGCGTCCTGATAAAATCACTTTACAAAAAGCAACGGATTTTGAAGGTACTTTCGAGTTTAAACCTTTGGAGCCAGGCTTTGGTGTTACAATCGGAAACGCGTTACGCAGAGTATTATTAAGTTCACTGGAAGGTTTTGCAATCTCATCAGTAAAAATCAGCGGCGTTGATCACGAATTTTCAACCATCACCGGCGTTATGGAAGATATTACTGAGATTGTCCTCAACCTTAAACAGGTTCGCCTGAAAAAAGAATTGGGTGGCGATGAAAATGCAGTAGAAAAAATCTTCATCTCGTTAAAAGATAAAGAAGAATTCAGAGCCGGTGATATCGAGAAACATACAAACAGTTTCCGCGTTACCAATCCTGATTTACTCATTTGCAGAATGGAACCTTTTGTAAAACTGGATATCGAATTAACTATTCAGAAAGGAAGAGGTTATTTACCAGCAGAAGAAAATAAAAATATCGATAAAACAATTGGTGTTATTCCAATTGATGCTATTTATACGCCAATTAAAAACGTAAAATACAATATCGAAAATACCCGTGTGGAACAAAAAACCGACTACGAAAAATTAGTAGTTGAAATTAAAACTGATGGAACTATTCATCCTGAAGATGCCATTAAAGAAGCTGCAAGAATTTTAATTCAGCACTTAATGTTGGTTACAGATGAAAACATCACTTTCCATACCAGCGGCGAAAAAGAAGTTAATGTAGTTGATGAGCATACTTTACACATCCGTAAACTGTTAAAAACACCGCTTGAAGATTTAGATCTTTCAGTTCGTGCCTATAACTGTTTGAAAGCTGCGAAAATCAATTCATTATCTGAATTAGTAAAATACGATACCAACGAATTATTAAAGTTCCGCAATTTCGGTAAAAAATCGTTAGTGGAAATTGAAGCAATGGTGTTGGACAAAGGTTTACAATTCGGTATGGACCTTTCTAAATATAAATTAGAAGAAGATTAA
- the rplQ gene encoding 50S ribosomal protein L17, with translation MRHGNKINHLGRKYAHRKAMLGNMGVSLIMHKRIKTTLAKAKELRVYIEPIINRAKEDNTHNRREVFSHLQDKEAVNELFTEIAGKIAGRNGGYTRILKIAETRVGDSAETAYIELVDYNENMLKTAKTATKKRSRRGSGKASDKKAVDADATAKTETKKETKTEESAEEQAAE, from the coding sequence ATGAGACACGGAAATAAAATTAACCACCTCGGAAGAAAATACGCGCACCGTAAAGCAATGTTGGGTAACATGGGTGTATCGCTCATCATGCACAAGCGCATTAAAACAACTTTAGCTAAGGCAAAAGAATTACGCGTTTACATTGAGCCGATTATCAATCGCGCAAAAGAAGATAATACGCATAATCGTCGTGAGGTGTTTTCTCACCTGCAGGATAAAGAAGCAGTAAACGAACTGTTTACAGAAATTGCAGGAAAAATTGCAGGACGCAACGGTGGTTATACCCGCATTTTAAAAATAGCTGAAACCCGCGTTGGTGATAGCGCTGAAACTGCTTATATCGAGCTTGTTGACTACAACGAAAACATGCTTAAAACTGCTAAAACAGCAACTAAAAAACGCAGTCGCCGCGGTTCTGGTAAAGCATCTGATAAAAAAGCAGTTGACGCTGATGCAACAGCTAAAACCGAAACCAAAAAAGAAACAAAAACAGAAGAATCTGCTGAGGAACAAGCTGCAGAATAA
- a CDS encoding T9SS type A sorting domain-containing protein, with protein MRSNKLNIATYSAIAVTFLQSSNASAEIQYTDIEPDIFISNPGQLYLLDLNNDGADDFTFLFTSTNFLNFTYYGGANFYVFNGIFALPEAGNAIAAFTASGGAYAYPYVIDEGIEIGPYAGNFLSDATQTMVYQFYAIVASYFYYPIYAAGQWIFGETKKYIGLRLQDNDSTYYGWARLDVAINNKSFTIRDYAIESTPNTPISTFIPVGVHASEALNVNTIFAEGNTIHLEIYQTVISDLYFNLYDLQGKCIMTQKVINLSTTIIAPQLPAGNYIVQLNSETTSDNKQVYLSGK; from the coding sequence ATGCGGTCAAATAAATTAAATATAGCCACCTATTCTGCTATTGCTGTTACTTTTTTACAATCATCAAATGCATCAGCAGAAATACAATATACTGATATTGAACCGGATATATTTATTAGCAATCCCGGTCAGTTATATTTATTGGATTTAAACAACGATGGCGCCGACGATTTCACATTCTTATTTACAAGCACCAATTTTTTAAATTTCACTTATTATGGCGGCGCTAATTTTTATGTATTCAATGGAATTTTTGCATTACCCGAAGCAGGTAACGCCATAGCTGCGTTTACGGCAAGCGGCGGTGCTTACGCCTATCCTTATGTAATTGACGAAGGAATAGAAATCGGCCCATATGCCGGAAATTTTTTAAGTGATGCAACACAAACGATGGTTTATCAGTTTTATGCAATTGTTGCATCTTATTTTTATTATCCTATTTATGCAGCAGGCCAATGGATTTTCGGTGAAACAAAAAAATATATTGGTTTACGTTTACAGGATAACGACAGTACTTATTACGGGTGGGCAAGATTAGATGTGGCTATAAATAATAAATCATTTACCATAAGAGACTATGCAATTGAATCTACGCCTAATACACCCATTTCAACATTTATTCCTGTAGGTGTGCATGCATCTGAAGCATTAAATGTAAATACCATTTTTGCAGAAGGTAATACCATTCATCTTGAAATATATCAAACAGTTATTTCAGATTTATATTTCAATTTATATGACTTACAGGGAAAATGTATCATGACTCAGAAAGTTATTAATCTCTCCACTACAATTATTGCACCTCAACTGCCGGCAGGAAATTACATTGTGCAACTAAATAGTGAAACAACATCCGACAACAAGCAGGTATATCTTTCCGGAAAATAA
- a CDS encoding T9SS type A sorting domain-containing protein gives MKKVSTQKEFAKKLAGYSGMAGAFILAHTSASGQVMYTDVNPDETFSENGEFYELDLNGDGSVDFAFKINDFSAPGVFNSTGGATWGGLIQDVLIYSYNGAVGGSSFTSGTLLPYALNAGVTIDGDMQFNTNSLYGNQIMAFYLGIQSYYASGTTLAWFTSPVGNWSGKTEKFVGLRLDDGGASYYGWARLSVDDNNHEFTIHDYAVKMSEEAAIETGETVGIHTVIQNNQLNAYSFGSTINVVVKDLQTTGATVKVFNLEGKVVYQNELNMNGMQINLDNVAAGAYTLQVVTNESGVYTKTVSIQK, from the coding sequence ATGAAAAAAGTTTCTACCCAAAAAGAATTTGCAAAAAAATTGGCCGGTTACTCAGGTATGGCCGGTGCATTTATCTTGGCACACACGTCTGCATCAGGACAAGTGATGTATACTGATGTAAATCCTGATGAAACATTTAGCGAAAACGGCGAATTTTATGAATTAGACCTTAACGGTGATGGTTCAGTTGATTTTGCTTTTAAAATCAATGACTTTAGTGCTCCCGGAGTTTTCAATAGCACCGGTGGTGCAACTTGGGGTGGTTTAATTCAGGATGTTTTAATTTATTCATATAATGGTGCCGTAGGCGGAAGTTCATTTACTTCAGGCACATTATTACCTTATGCATTAAATGCCGGTGTTACTATTGATGGTGACATGCAATTTAATACGAACTCCTTGTATGGCAATCAGATAATGGCATTTTATTTAGGTATCCAAAGTTATTATGCTTCCGGAACTACATTAGCTTGGTTCACTTCACCTGTTGGAAACTGGTCTGGCAAAACTGAAAAATTTGTTGGATTAAGGTTAGATGATGGCGGTGCAAGTTATTATGGCTGGGCGCGTTTATCTGTTGATGATAACAATCATGAATTTACCATTCACGATTATGCTGTTAAAATGTCAGAAGAAGCTGCAATTGAAACAGGAGAAACTGTTGGTATTCATACAGTTATTCAAAACAATCAATTAAATGCTTATAGTTTTGGATCAACAATTAATGTTGTAGTTAAAGATTTACAAACTACAGGTGCAACAGTTAAAGTATTTAATTTAGAAGGTAAAGTTGTTTACCAAAATGAATTAAATATGAACGGTATGCAAATCAATCTTGATAATGTTGCAGCAGGTGCTTATACATTGCAGGTTGTAACAAACGAAAGCGGTGTGTATACTAAAACAGTAAGCATTCAAAAATAA
- a CDS encoding T9SS type A sorting domain-containing protein, protein MKKLYNSKKAGKLAAYSAMAGAFVAAGTDANATVVYTDIEDVTFGIGELYALDLDNNGVSDFLMAGAANSAGNWTWGYVVGNLSSYGYGGPSNMVVGYTGAILPYGSALAAGDDIGPDQGFLSNSANIAFLASIYSSVTYGPFAGTTDSYMGVMFDIDGEIHYGWARLDVEVGPVSVTVKDYAYDDVADAAILAGATTGGGINIVSLNESQVSAYSYGSTINVIVKDVNAGINTVNVFDIDGRVVYTAGVSANNLSINLDQVATGLYTVQLTGADNAQFTKKLYIQN, encoded by the coding sequence ATGAAAAAACTTTACAATTCAAAAAAAGCTGGAAAATTAGCAGCTTATTCAGCAATGGCCGGTGCATTTGTTGCAGCTGGTACTGATGCAAATGCAACAGTAGTTTACACAGACATCGAAGATGTTACTTTTGGTATTGGCGAACTTTATGCGCTTGACCTTGATAACAACGGTGTTTCTGATTTCTTAATGGCTGGTGCTGCTAACAGCGCTGGTAACTGGACTTGGGGTTACGTAGTTGGTAACTTAAGTTCTTACGGTTACGGTGGACCTTCAAACATGGTTGTTGGTTACACTGGAGCAATTTTACCTTACGGTAGTGCTTTAGCTGCTGGTGATGATATCGGACCTGATCAAGGATTCCTTTCAAACAGCGCTAACATTGCTTTCTTAGCTTCAATTTACAGCAGCGTTACTTACGGACCGTTTGCAGGTACAACTGATAGCTACATGGGCGTTATGTTCGACATCGATGGTGAAATTCACTACGGTTGGGCTCGTTTAGATGTAGAAGTTGGACCAGTTAGCGTAACTGTAAAAGATTATGCTTATGACGATGTAGCTGATGCTGCAATCTTAGCCGGTGCTACAACTGGTGGCGGAATCAACATCGTTTCTTTAAACGAAAGCCAGGTTTCTGCTTATAGCTACGGAAGTACAATCAACGTTATCGTTAAAGACGTAAACGCAGGTATCAATACTGTAAACGTATTTGACATCGACGGTCGTGTAGTTTACACTGCTGGTGTTTCTGCTAACAACTTATCAATCAACCTTGATCAAGTTGCTACAGGCTTATACACTGTGCAATTAACCGGCGCTGATAACGCTCAATTCACTAAAAAATTATACATCCAGAATTAA
- a CDS encoding T9SS type A sorting domain-containing protein has protein sequence MKNNTLSNKRLIQYAASAAAFLAVNSAQATVVYTDLDPDLAIGGEGGEITIDVNSDGTDDLGFFVYSILGTGTYYGIDFTYNVRVAGMSALNGNEILGSLVTYSGYSGVYAPILPDGEGINSEDNFAEGSGTLGVSVQVSLAGFPYYEYQGGIWLDSNMGYMGFRLNVDKDRYYGWMRISVADNAGSITIHDYAYENEANKAIFTGQTATDVVNNPLADASVYSNASVVYVTIPESVKGNSEIAIFDLSGKQVKAQQATSGSFTMDCNDLPSGNYLVYISQNDLSMKKQVSLTK, from the coding sequence ATGAAAAACAATACACTTTCAAACAAAAGATTAATTCAATATGCGGCAAGTGCTGCTGCATTTTTAGCAGTAAACAGTGCACAGGCAACTGTAGTATACACAGATTTAGATCCTGATTTAGCAATTGGTGGTGAAGGCGGTGAGATTACAATTGATGTAAATAGCGACGGCACCGATGATTTAGGATTCTTTGTTTATTCTATTTTGGGCACCGGCACTTACTATGGTATCGATTTTACCTACAATGTTCGCGTTGCAGGCATGTCAGCACTTAATGGCAACGAAATTTTAGGTTCTTTGGTTACCTACAGCGGTTATAGTGGTGTTTATGCACCAATTTTACCTGATGGCGAAGGCATCAACAGCGAAGATAATTTTGCAGAAGGCTCAGGAACCCTCGGTGTAAGTGTGCAGGTTTCGCTTGCAGGATTCCCTTATTATGAATATCAGGGTGGCATTTGGTTAGATAGCAATATGGGTTATATGGGTTTCAGACTTAACGTTGACAAAGACCGTTACTATGGCTGGATGCGTATTTCCGTTGCTGATAACGCCGGTTCAATCACTATTCATGACTATGCTTATGAAAATGAAGCCAACAAGGCCATTTTTACAGGTCAAACAGCTACCGATGTGGTGAATAATCCATTAGCAGATGCTTCTGTTTACAGCAATGCTTCTGTAGTGTATGTAACAATTCCCGAATCAGTGAAAGGCAATTCGGAAATCGCAATTTTTGACCTTTCCGGTAAACAAGTAAAGGCTCAACAAGCTACAAGTGGCAGTTTTACTATGGATTGTAACGATTTACCTTCCGGAAATTATCTGGTTTATATAAGCCAAAACGACCTAAGCATGAAAAAACAGGTCAGTTTAACAAAATAA